In Thermocladium sp. ECH_B, one genomic interval encodes:
- a CDS encoding carbamoyl-phosphate synthase small subunit, with translation MNPSLCRRGRRGSIHLEDGTYLEGCGFGAEGTRVGEVVFTTAMNGYVEALTDPSYKGQILVFTHPLIGNYGVPEPKWMDGVLLNMESERIQVEGVIVAEETEPSKWNAAASLHQWLSSQGVPGVSGVDTRMLVRKLRMVGSMMGTISSGRDGDPDMRWRYDDVDFTEQTSPRGVIVHGGGSDVLVVVDCGVKHGILRELLARGFQVVRVPCKSSPEDVLKLRPRGIIFSNGPGNPNLLSGLVETFRGLAEEHIPILGICLGHQVAALAMGGRVRKMRFGHRAINKPVIEEETKSCFVTTHNHGYGVYPEDVPPNMRIWFRNPDDGVVEGLMHEELPIMTTQFHPEARAGPRDAAWVFDSFARVVRSGGH, from the coding sequence ATGAATCCCTCGCTCTGCCGCCGGGGCCGCAGGGGCTCTATTCATCTGGAGGACGGCACTTACCTGGAGGGATGCGGCTTCGGCGCCGAGGGAACTAGGGTGGGCGAAGTCGTCTTCACGACGGCCATGAATGGCTATGTGGAGGCCTTAACGGATCCATCCTATAAGGGACAAATACTCGTATTCACTCACCCACTTATTGGGAATTACGGCGTACCGGAGCCCAAGTGGATGGATGGCGTGCTTCTCAACATGGAGTCAGAGAGGATACAGGTAGAGGGCGTTATAGTGGCCGAGGAGACAGAGCCAAGCAAGTGGAACGCGGCGGCGTCTCTTCATCAATGGCTCTCCAGCCAGGGCGTGCCCGGCGTCTCAGGCGTGGATACTAGGATGCTGGTGCGGAAGCTGCGCATGGTTGGCTCCATGATGGGCACAATCTCATCGGGGAGGGATGGGGATCCAGACATGAGGTGGCGCTACGATGATGTGGACTTCACTGAGCAAACTTCTCCGCGGGGAGTAATAGTGCATGGGGGAGGCAGCGATGTGTTGGTTGTCGTGGATTGCGGCGTTAAGCATGGAATACTACGCGAATTACTGGCGAGGGGGTTTCAGGTAGTGAGGGTTCCATGTAAATCATCCCCGGAGGACGTGCTTAAGTTAAGGCCGAGGGGAATCATATTCAGCAATGGCCCCGGGAATCCCAACCTGCTCTCCGGCCTAGTGGAGACTTTTCGCGGCTTGGCTGAGGAGCATATCCCCATTCTCGGGATTTGCCTAGGCCATCAAGTCGCGGCGCTGGCCATGGGTGGACGCGTGAGGAAGATGAGGTTTGGGCATAGAGCCATTAATAAGCCAGTCATTGAGGAGGAAACAAAGTCATGCTTCGTTACAACGCATAATCATGGTTATGGGGTTTATCCCGAGGATGTTCCGCCTAATATGAGGATTTGGTTCCGTAACCCCGATGATGGCGTGGTGGAGGGATTAATGCATGAGGAGTTGCCCATAATGACCACGCAATTCCATCCAGAAGCCAGGGCGGGTCCCCGCGATGCCGCGTGGGTATTCGACTCATTCGCTAGGGTGGTCAGGAGTGGAGGGCATTAG
- a CDS encoding transporter, whose product MLEYTQLRRIYIGSLAGWVMDAFDLSMMFLLVPAMADAFFPAKYGLALVGTWSIYTTTFIFRPIGGVLFGRLGDKIGRRATMMITLTGLGLAVFITGFLPTYAEVGALAPLSLFILRAVTGTFAGGEYGNSAAILVENVDKQVRGFWGALLQSGYPIGYTLAALTYLALHYVIVGPRFALIGWRVMFWIGIIPAIIGLIIRLSMPESSLWERTVREKGASKAPFTTILRTKEYAIGALTGILAMTGIAWVYGLTLGFFPTILSLHGFMQFPYFLYVVIIAILISLLGYVVAGFASDRIGRRLTMVIYSTLAIIAAIPLTRLLLGHAYGFYGAVITASVIAFLTTGVYGVIPAFLAEKFPTSIRSTGVGFSFNGGFIVGNWSTALLLLLSSIQSSDFYVYWGIFIMIGEALILASAALSRETKGMEIN is encoded by the coding sequence ATGCTGGAATACACTCAATTACGGAGGATCTATATTGGATCATTGGCTGGATGGGTCATGGATGCATTTGATCTAAGCATGATGTTTCTCCTGGTGCCGGCGATGGCGGATGCCTTCTTCCCGGCTAAGTATGGCTTGGCACTCGTGGGGACGTGGAGTATTTACACCACTACTTTCATTTTCAGACCCATTGGGGGAGTATTATTCGGTAGATTAGGCGATAAAATAGGCAGGAGGGCCACCATGATGATTACGTTAACGGGGCTTGGATTGGCCGTATTCATTACTGGCTTTCTCCCCACATACGCCGAGGTCGGCGCATTAGCACCGCTCTCGTTATTCATCCTGAGGGCGGTTACGGGCACATTTGCGGGCGGCGAGTATGGAAATAGCGCCGCAATACTTGTTGAGAACGTGGATAAGCAAGTGAGGGGATTCTGGGGCGCGTTGCTGCAGAGTGGTTACCCCATTGGTTACACATTAGCTGCATTGACTTACTTGGCGCTTCATTACGTAATAGTGGGTCCACGCTTCGCATTGATTGGGTGGAGAGTGATGTTTTGGATAGGCATAATACCGGCCATAATTGGCTTAATAATTAGGCTCTCAATGCCTGAATCAAGCCTTTGGGAACGCACCGTTAGGGAGAAGGGGGCCAGTAAGGCACCGTTTACAACAATACTTAGGACCAAGGAGTATGCAATTGGCGCATTAACGGGCATACTTGCCATGACGGGGATCGCATGGGTTTACGGCTTAACCCTTGGATTCTTCCCTACCATTTTATCGCTTCATGGATTCATGCAGTTCCCCTACTTCCTGTACGTGGTTATAATAGCCATATTGATCTCATTGCTTGGGTACGTGGTTGCCGGCTTCGCCAGCGATAGGATTGGGCGGAGACTGACCATGGTGATCTACTCTACCCTAGCCATAATTGCTGCCATACCTCTAACTCGCTTGTTGCTGGGGCACGCATATGGATTCTACGGCGCGGTAATTACTGCTAGCGTTATTGCATTCCTAACTACTGGGGTATATGGAGTAATACCGGCTTTCCTGGCGGAGAAGTTCCCGACAAGCATTAGGAGCACTGGGGTTGGTTTCTCATTTAATGGAGGCTTCATAGTTGGGAATTGGAGCACGGCCCTCCTATTGCTATTATCATCCATTCAAAGCAGCGATTTCTACGTGTATTGGGGCATCTTCATAATGATCGGCGAGGCATTAATACTTGCATCGGCCGCATTATCTAGGGAGACCAAGGGAATGGAAATCAATTGA
- a CDS encoding thermopsin, whose amino-acid sequence MSKYKYLVATALLLMVLAVAVSINTEKASPAFPPVRPPHVKYQVTLPPSWYNGDHAPVGVTDYGAYQSGSTTVAYSYSSDEFMGNFTIYNAYFDSNSSTAPHSYSIQLNVVLNYTSGGSSRYLWVQDVAVINTATNQLNIVDNIWNLTTSSANLNRKLVSGNGKVYTYQGYTYYAYQYPSTITYSYPLGVSLFVTVGLVNGYPTINFYFVYGGKIVKYDTVTIKVKSTSATYTVNGYNLLPSGLYADAELVTGGPGGGSSAMPVTYNATYTLQYLSSGKLVSVPHAFDYGANTAENVYKTSDSGFNYAANLGVGTEYFHELW is encoded by the coding sequence ATGTCCAAATACAAGTACCTAGTAGCGACAGCCCTACTACTCATGGTGCTGGCTGTCGCTGTATCAATCAATACGGAGAAGGCTTCGCCGGCGTTTCCACCGGTTAGGCCGCCCCACGTTAAGTACCAGGTAACGCTTCCCCCAAGCTGGTATAATGGGGACCATGCTCCAGTGGGCGTGACCGATTATGGCGCTTACCAAAGCGGCTCCACCACCGTGGCATACTCGTATTCAAGTGATGAATTCATGGGCAACTTCACCATTTATAACGCGTACTTTGACTCCAATAGTTCAACTGCTCCCCATAGTTACTCGATTCAGTTAAACGTTGTGCTCAATTATACTTCTGGAGGCTCAAGCAGGTATCTCTGGGTACAGGACGTGGCAGTGATAAATACGGCCACAAATCAATTAAACATTGTTGATAATATTTGGAACCTAACCACCAGCAGCGCTAATTTGAATAGGAAACTGGTCAGCGGGAACGGGAAGGTATACACGTACCAGGGATACACTTACTACGCCTATCAGTACCCATCGACGATAACCTATAGTTATCCACTAGGCGTATCCCTATTCGTAACGGTTGGGTTAGTTAATGGATACCCAACCATTAATTTCTACTTCGTGTATGGCGGNAAAATAGTCAAGTACGATACAGTCACCATAAAGGTAAAGTCAACATCAGCGACATACACCGTGAACGGGTACAATTTATTGCCAAGCGGGTTATATGCCGATGCGGAGTTAGTTACCGGTGGCCCCGGAGGCGGCAGCAGCGCAATGCCGGTGACATATAATGCAACGTATACGCTCCAGTACCTATCCAGCGGGAAACTAGTCAGCGTGCCCCACGCCTTTGATTATGGCGCGAACACCGCGGAGAACGTCTATAAGACAAGCGACTCCGGCTTCAACTACGCCGCTAACCTAGGGGTCGGAACCGAGTACTTCCATGAACTATGGTAA